The Podospora pseudocomata strain CBS 415.72m chromosome 3, whole genome shotgun sequence genome window below encodes:
- a CDS encoding hypothetical protein (COG:Q; EggNog:ENOG503NVMF) yields MANTYAFNSTAGFDEALAMKASAVLKVIYKYRLNRSGLGSETSDSHDMFKFFVLIYDQVRANQTIKMCLPAFPFKSPNDKCKVLGRLPDMAEQFALAHLNGLCAAIEDIYPPGAELTIISDGLVYNDLLGVPDKHVWAYGQALRDLAVEKGFGNNIKFSRLQDLLHVFPGNDLDEITYVANATEFRRALLNTFGRPDFDASAEICCNEDSCMTYRGYIKFLETDLRHVYPLGSDRSKSKFKRGTEHIAKNMLMRGDAFARAVRERFPNHLRLSIHPKGSVSNPNPKTQTNTKLPISLLPNTTPGTTPWHCCLGLKADGTILSLPRSQFDSDPSFELILSHSGHGSYYREKSPLFWDSPQVFIQPLYPCGLLIQPLVPNSLPITSIPILSIRALAEHNSPICLRGFKQTTNRDLFIQKAKEMGTTLGWPGRYEVIMSVKDVGTEFDEKGNPVVSSLSAEKMAFHYDGVFKTTQDPETGKISSLPPRFQMFVAVTPSPSNTGLTLFAASRLLFRYLEQNYKHVVSLDVLKECTMSLNTTAFGGASLSGLPLVVEHPTTKLPCLRYHEHWPESKTKFGPMDCRLKISERGQVGMGLTDEVVRGVLGDLLYDRRVCYRHAWSKGDVVVSDDFAMMHTRTEFVSGGGRELWRIHID; encoded by the coding sequence ATGGCAAACACCTACGCCTTCAACAGCACGGCTGGGTTTGACGAAGCTCTAGCTATGAAAGCGTCGGCTGTCCTCAAGGTCATCTACAAATACCGTCTCAACAGATCGGGATTGGGATCTGAGACCTCGGATAGCCACGACATGTTCAAGTTCTTTGTTCTCATCTACGACCAGGTCCGGGCCAATCAGACCATCAAGATGTGTCTCCCCGCCTTTCCTTTCAAGTCCCCAAACGACAAGTGCAAGGTCCTCGGCCGTCTTCCCGATATGGCAGAGCAGTTTGCCCTGGCCCACTTGAACGGGCTGTGTGCCGCCATTGAGGACATCTACCCCCCAGGAGCAGAGCTGACCATTATCTCCGATGGGCTCGTATACAACGACCTCCTGGGCGTTCCCGACAAACATGTCTGGGCATATGGTCAAGCACTCCGTGACCTCGCTGTCGAAAAGGGGTTCGGCAACAACATCAAGTTCTCTCGTCTCCAAGATCTTCTCCATGTGTTTCCCGGAAATGACCTGGATGAGATCACATACGTCGCCAATGCCACCGAGTTTCGCAGGGCGCTCCTCAACACCTTTGGCCGCCCTGACTTTGACGCCTCGGCTGAGATCTGCTGCAACGAGGACAGTTGCATGACGTACCGCGGGTACATCAAGTTCCTCGAGACAGACCTCAGGCATGTCTATCCCTTGGGTTCGGACCggtcaaagtcaaagttcAAGAGGGGCACCGAGCACATCGCCAAAAACATGCTCATGAGAGGCGACGCCTTTGCGAGGGCTGTTCGAGAACGCTTTCCCAACCATCTCCGTCTGTCTATTCACCCGAAGGGCTCAGtgtccaaccccaaccccaaaacccaaaccaacaccaagctccccatcagcctcctacccaacaccacccccggcaccaccccctgGCACTGCTGCCTAGGCCTCAAAGCAGACGGCAcgatcctctccctcccccgctcccaATTCGACTCTGACCCCTCCTTCGAACTCATACTCTCCCACTCCGGCCACGGGAGCTACTACCGCGAGAAATCCCCCCTTTTCTGGGACTCCCCCCAAGTCTTCATCCAGCCCCTCTACCCCTgcggcctcctcatccaacccctcgttcccaactccctccccatcacctccatccccatcctctccatccgCGCCCTAGCAGAGCACAACTCCCCCATCTGCCTCCGAGGCTtcaaacaaaccaccaaccgCGACCTCTTCATCCAAAAAGCCAAAGAAATGGGCACCACCCTCGGCTGGCCAGGCCGGTACGAAGTCATCATGTCCGTCAAAGACGTCGGGACAGAATTTGACGAGAAGGGGAACCCAGTTGTCTCTTCCCTATCGGCAGAGAAAATGGCGTTTCACTACGACGGTGTCTTCAAAACAACGCAAGATCCGGAGACGGGAAAGATAAGTTCTCTACCGCCGAGGTTTCAGATGTTTGTTGCCgtcaccccttccccttccaacACGGGCTTGACACTGTTCGCCGCGAGCAGGTTGCTGTTTCGATATCTGGAACAGAATTACAAGCATGTTGTTAGCTTGGATGTCTTGAAAGAGTGCACCATGTCGCTGAACACGACTGCGTTCGGGGGGGCAAGCCTGTCGGGTctgccgctggtggtggagcacCCCACGACGAAACTGCCCTGTCTGAGGTATCACGAGCACTGGCCCGAGTCAAAGACAAAGTTTGGGCCGATGGATTGCAGACTGAAAATCTCGGAAAGGGGACAGGTAgggatggggttgacggATGAGGTTGTGAGGGGCGTGTTGGGTGATTTGCTGTATGACAGGCGGGTGTGCTACCGGCACGCGTGGAGcaagggggatgtggtggtgagtgatgACTTTGCCATGATGCATACCCGGACTGAGTTTGTtagtgggggtgggagggagttgtGGAGGATTCATATTGACTGA
- a CDS encoding hypothetical protein (EggNog:ENOG503P87K), with protein sequence MSGDENTDEWEPIPSLSSLSPFSSPALSFLLLSKTDLAHDSDHPSFHSSRHDDDVLSHTPPPAATPRPPKTPPLLTPSPPSTSRSMHSSHLRTPTQPSPLQLSSSVVGLGLGHLGIGPPMVSPLQQKVPAWMSAGHHEEVIKEETSITHDADDEDEEDERDEGEVMNRQSLIYDRGVDHEVEEEQRPERSERDIMMRLSQIYGHKFEDESEKDEPRGESRQVLGHDRDADDEDEDQDDDGGEDGTDEEDEVDEEDEGENGTEYEDGDEQESDDQEFGDGQNPAYDQGTDEESEGETEGQRVVDRQSVVYNPRPHGESEDETNEQVMNRQDLFRDQEGDDQSDGDTNQHSMDRQGLIWEQQHDHHSEGDTNNEVMNRLDLFQAQAGDDQSEGDTNDEVMERQNLPCERETDRLQQSFIYDHDQPTDEITQNSKAILVDRLEGLLHRLATSNPTADLDTIDILHAKVDEMERALSATSPRKPNTSRKLSSELEPLQHSQETTAHSFAQEHPNQSPTHTSNINLHQSIESMPDTLSPSASLAQLRRSLILPPALATTPPPWLLPSAVLSPIKSSEIFSTSISSPTQPELDAAAEATNEALEAAKEAARAHSEMTERIAAEADELRRDLAVVVERLKNRREETDHIHTLLIQRAEAAAERILDLEKELSDLEDDLASSESELRHLRLKLRAVETLVGEFVDPDETDPELFRCIENWKEDWRVVRERMRERKRGRKERRMRLRRREMMGVGNEEVEEGEEEGESTLTSLGGVGMGEQGKGL encoded by the exons ATGTCGGGCGATGAAAACACGGACGAGTGGGAACCCATACCATCGCTTTCATCACTTTCGCCGTTTTCCTCCCCCGCTTTGTCCTTTTTGCTCCTCAGCAAGACCGATTTGGCCCACGATTCGGATCATCCGAGTTTTCACAGCAGTAGGcacgatgatgatgtcttgtctcacacaccaccacccgccgccACTCCACGACCacccaaaacacccccccttctcacacCTTCCCCACCATCTACTTCCCGGTCAATGCATAGTTCTCATCTTCGGACTCCAACACAGCCATCTCCCTTGCAGCTGAGCAGTagtgttgttgggttgggtcTTGGTCATCTTGGGATTGGGCCTCCGATGGTATCGCCGCTGCAACAAAAGGTTCCTGCTTGGATGTCGGCTGGCCATCATGAGGAGGTTATTAAGGAGGAGACGAGCATTACTCATGatgcggatgatgaggatgaggaggatgagagggatgagggggaggttatGAATAGGCAGAGTCTGATTTATGATCGAGGGGTTGATCATGAAGTCGAGGAAGAGCAGCGGCCTGAGAGGAGTGAGCGAGACATCATGATGAGATTGAGTCAGATCTACGGCCATAAATTTGAAGATGAGAGTGAGAAGGATGAGCCACGAGGAGAAAGCAGGCAGGTTCTCGGCCATGACAgagatgctgatgatgaggatgaggatcaagacgacgatggtggggaggatgggactgatgaggaggatgaggttgatgaagaagatgaaggcgAGAACGGAACTGAATAtgaagatggggatgagCAGGAGTCAGACGACCAAGAATTTGGGGATGGGCAAAATCCTGCTTATGACCAAGGAACCGACGAGGAAAGCGAGGGTGAAACGGAGGGGCAGCGGGTTGTGGACAGGCAGAGCGTTGTTTACAACCCACGACCTCATGGTGAAAGTGAAGACGAGACAAACGAACAGGTCATGAACAGGCAGGACCTTTTCAGGGATCAGGAAGGCGATGATCAAAGTGACGGTGACACAAATCAGCACTCCATGGACAGGCAGGGCCTTATCTGGGAGCAACAACACGATCATCATAGTGAGGGTGACACGAACAACGAGGTAATGAACAGGCTGGATCTTTTTCAGGCTCAGGCAGGCGATGACCAAAGCGAGGGCGATACGAATGACGAGGTCATGGAGAGGCAAAATCTTCCCTGTGAACGGGAAACCGACAGACTGCAGCAGAGTTTTATCTACGACCACGACCAACCGACCGATGAAATCACCCAAAACAGCAAAGCGATTTTGGTCGACCGCCTAGAAGGCTTGCTCCACCGATTAGCAACTTCAAATCCAACAGCCGACCTCGACACTATCGACATCTTACATGCCAAAGTAGACGAAATGGAAAGAGCCCTCTCAGCCACCTCGCCCAGGAAACCAAACACATCTAGGAAGCTATCATCAGAACTagaacccctccaacactcCCAGGAGACCACCGCCCACTCCTTCGCCCAAGAACACCCCAACCAATCCCCCACCcacaccagcaacatcaacctccaccagtCCATAGAATCAATGCCcgacaccctctccccctccgcctccctcgcccaactGCGCcgctccctcatcctcccccccgccctcgcaaccacaccaccgccctggcTCCTGCCGTCAGCAGTCCTCTCCCCGATCAAATCAAGCGAAATTTTCTCTActtcaatctcctccccaacccaaccagaACTCGACGCAGCAGCCGAAGCCACAAACGAAGCCCTCGAAGCAGCCAAGGAAGCCGCCCGGGCGCACTCGGAAATGACGGAGCGGATCGCCGCCGAGGCGGACGAGTTGCGACGGGATCTGgcggtcgtggtggagaggttgaagaacaGGAGGGAGGAGACTGAT CAcatccacaccctcctcatccaacgcGCCGAGGCGGCTGCCGAACGGATTTTGGATCTGGAAAAAGAGCTTTCCGATCTGGAGGATGACCTTGCGTCTAGCGAGTCAGAGCTGAGGCACTTGAGGCTGAAGctgagggcggtggagacGCTGGTGGGGGAGTTTGTCGACCCGGACGAGACGGACCCGGAGCTGTTTAGGTGTATTGAGAACTGGAAGGAGgattggagggtggtgagggaaaGGATGAGGGAgcggaagagggggaggaaggagaggaggatgaggttgaggaggagggagatgatgggggtggggaatgaggaggtggaggaaggggaggaggagggagagagtACGTTGACtagtttggggggggttggtatgGGGGAGCAGGGGAAAGGGTTGTGA
- the PDK2 gene encoding [Pyruvate dehydrogenase (acetyl-transferring)] kinase isozyme 2 (EggNog:ENOG503NUN3; COG:T), which translates to MSWKKSEKLMDTIRHYASFPATGVSLRQMVQFGEKPSSGTLFRASQFLAEELPIRLAHRVQELETLPDGLNEMPSVKKVADWYAQSFEEITTLPRPNLARDVRERLMKPAQITGGKGNQWLSEATPNPSIEEGQYNSWTPVSQQNAVNNGWSKGKFPATRRYFAMVDDTGDWPPELQLYNKRFAQTLHRIKRRHDSVVTTMAQGILEWKRKRQRMQIDNNIQSFLDRFYMSRIGIRMLIGQHIALTDQSHYRDPSYVGIICTKTYVKDLAQEAIENARFVCEDHYGLFEAPKIQLVCNPNLNFMYVPGHLSHMLFETLKNSLRAVVETHGQDKQEFPVTKVIVAEGKEDITIKVSDEGGGIPRSSIPLVWTYMYTTVDRTPNLDPDFDKSDFKAPMAGFGYGLPISRLYARYFGGDLKLISMEGYGTDVYLHLNRLSSSSEPLQ; encoded by the exons ATGTCGTGGAAAAAGAGCGAGAAGTTGATGGACACCATCAGGCATTATGCAAGCTTCCCTGCCACCGGGGTAAGCTTGCGCCAGATGGTCCAGTTTGGTGAGAAGCCATCCAGTG GTACCCTATTCCGCGCCTCACAGTTCCTCGCCGAAGAGCTCCCCATACGGCTCGCCCACCGCGTCCAGGAGCTCGAGACGTTGCCCGATGGCCTTAATGAGATGCCAtcggtgaagaaggtggcaGATTGGTATGCACAGTCGTTCGAG GAAATCACAACACTACCAAGACCGAACCTCGCCAGAGATGTACGAGAGAGATTAATGAAGCCCGCGCAAATAACCGGAGGGAAAGGAAACCAATGGCTGAGCGAGGCGACACCGAACCCAAGCATCGAGGAGGGCCAGTACAACTCGTGGACGCCAGTGTCGCAGCAAAACGCCGTCAACAATGGCTGGTCAAAGGGGAAGTTCCCCGCAACAAGAAGATACTTCGCTATGGTCGACGACACGGGAGACTGGCCGCCCGAGCTGCAGCTTTACAACAAGAGGTTCGCCCAGACGCTGCACCGCATCAAGAGGAGACACGATAGCGTCGTGACCACCATGGCGCAGGGCATCCTCGAGTGGAAGCGCAAGCGGCAACGGATGCAGATCGACAACAATATCCAGTCATTCCTCGATCGCTTCTACATGTCACGCATCGGCATCCGCATGCTGATCGGGCAGCACATCGCCCTGACCGATCAGAGCCACTACCGGGACCCGTCCTATGTCGGTATTATCTGCACCAAGACGTACGTCAAGGACTTGGCTCAGGAAGCCATCGAGAACGCGCGTTTTGTCTGCGAGGACCACTACGGCCTGTTCGAGGCGCCCAAGATCCAGCTCGTGTGCAATCCTAACTTGAACTTTATGTACGTGCCTGGGCACCTGTCGCACATGCTCTTTGAAACGCTCAAGAACTCGCTGCGTGCGGTTGTCGAGACGCACGGCCAGGACAAGCAGGAGTTTCCCGTCACGAAGGTGATTGTggccgagggcaaggaggatATCACGATCAAGGTTTCGGACGAGGGCGGCGGTATACCGCGCAGCTCGATCCCGCTTGTTTGGACGTACATGTACACCACTGTCGACAGGACACCAAACCTGGACCCTGATTTCGACAAGAGCGACTTTAAGGCCCCCATGGCGGGTTTTGGGTATGGGTTGCCGATAAGTCGTCTGTACGCGAGGTATTTCGGTGGGGACCTTAAGCTGATCAGCATGGAAGG CTACGGCACAGACGTCTACCTCCATCTCAACCGCCTGTCCAGCTCGTCGGAGCCACTCCAATAG
- the DPL1 gene encoding Dihydrosphingosine phosphate lyase (COG:E; EggNog:ENOG503NXZ8) — translation MPGTSRMPVSLREGFNNVRNRSRAGSPLALGMLNLDLARNLIFFLFVLRWTRRVLWKLKGRGLIGTIVELYVDLRRILYGYFLRMPGVRNQVKKQVDEAVGKLQTKLVPLNATRYLTLPKEGWDQDAIRKELQTLADMDHTRWEDGFVSGAVYHGEDELLKLQTEAYGKFTVANPIHPDVFPGVRKMEAEVVAMVLGLFNAPAGAAGVSTSGGTESILMACLSARQKAYVERGVTEPEMILPETAHVAFRKAGLYFKIKTHLVACPAPTYQADTRAIARLINSNTILLVGSAPNFPHGIIDDIAALSKLAVKKSVPLHVDCCLGSFLVPFLSRAGFETQPFDFRLKGVTSISCDTHKYGFAPKGNSTVLYRTQQLRSYQYYVDPAWSGGVYASPGIAGSRPGALIAGCWASLMSTGEDGYLQSCIEIVGATKKLIAHITTTSPVLAQELEILGNPLVSVIAFKSKTLNIYDIADGMSAKGWHLNALQNPPAIHVALTLPIVKVWEKLAADLEAVVEQEKEKERARVAEGKGAKGKEVGDSAALYGVAGSLPNKSVVVELARGFLDILYKA, via the exons ATGCCCGGCACATCGCGCATGCCGGTTAGCCTGCGGGAGGGCTTCAACAATGTGAGGAATCGGTCGAGGGCGGGGAGCCCGTTGGcgttggggatgttgaaCTTGGATTT agcCCGCAACCtaatcttcttcctcttcgtcctccgcTGGACCCGTCGCGTTCTATGGAAACTCAAAGGCCGCGGCCTCATCGGCACTATCGTCGAGCTCTACGTCGACCTCCGCCGTATTCTGTACGGTTACTTCCTCCGGATGCCCGGCGTGCGAAACCAAGTCAAGAAACAGGTCGATGAAGCAGTGGGAAAACTCCAGACAAAACTCGTACCGCTCAACGCGACTCGCTATCTCACGCTGCCGAAAGAAGGATGGGACCAGGATGCCATCCGGAAGGAGTTGCAGACGCTGGCGGATATGGACCACACCCGCTGGGAGGACGGGTTTGTTTCGGGCGCGGTTTAtcatggcgaggatgagctgcTGAAGCTGCAGACGGAGGCGTATGGGAAGTTTACCGTAGCCAATCCTATTCATCCGGATGTTTTCCctggggtgaggaagatggaggccgaggtggtggcgatggtgctggggttgtttAACGCGCCTGCGGGGGCGGCGGGTGTGAGCACCAGTGGAGGGACAGAGTCGATTTTGATGGCTTGTTTGAGTGCGAGGCAGAAGGCATACGTCGAGAGGGGTGTTACCGAGCCTGAGAT GATCCTCCCCGAAACAGCCCACGTCGCCTTCCGCAAGGCAGGTCTCTACTTCAAGATCAAAACCCACCTGGTTGCCTGCCCAGCACCAACCTACCAAGCCGACACCCGCGCCATCGCCCGGCTCATCAACTCCAACACTATTCTCCTGGTCGGGTCAGCCCCCAACTTCCCACACGGCATCATCGACGACATCGCCGCCCTGTCCAAACTGGCAGTCAAAAAGTCTGTTCCCCTGCACGTCGACTGCTGCCTCGGCAGCTTTCTGGTGCCGTTCCTCTCCCGAGCGGGGTTCGAAACCCAGCCATTCGACTTCAGACTCAAGGGCGTGACGTCCATCTCTTGCGACACGCACAAGTACGGGTTCGCGCCCAAGGGGAACAGCACCGTCCTCTACCGGACGCAGCAGCTCAGGAGTTACCAGTACTACGTCGATCCAGCCTGGTCGGGCGGTGTGTACGCCTCCCCTGGCATCGCCGGCTCCCGTCCTGGCGCCCTCATTGCGGGGTGCTGGGCTAGTTTGATGTCGACCGGTGAGGACGGGTATCTCCAATCGTGCATTGAAATTGTTGGCGCGACTAAAAAACTTATCGCTCACATCACTACCACGTCTCCTGTTCTGGCACAAGAGCTGGAGATCTTGGGCAACCCGTTGGTGTCAGTTATTGCGTTTAAGAGCAAGACGCTGAATATTTATGACATTGCCGACGGGATGTCGGCCAAGGGGTGGCATTTGAATGCGCTGCAGAACCCGCCTGCTATTCATGTCGCGCTCACGCTGCCGATTGTGAAAGTGTGGGAGAAGCTCGCGGCGGAtctggaggcggtggtggagcaggagaaggaaaaggaacgggcgagggtggcggaggggaagggggcaaaggggaaggaggtgggggataGCGCTGCGCTTTATGGGGTTGCGGGGAGCCTGCCGAACAAGAGTGTTGTTGTCGAGTTGGCGAGGGGTTTTTTGGATATTCTTTACAAGGCTTAG
- the MNN11 gene encoding putative alpha-1,6-mannosyltransferase mnn11 (CAZy:GT34; EggNog:ENOG503NX7S; COG:G; COG:M), with amino-acid sequence MHFALPPRKMSIPPPYMPRSNRLPMLRRSRFKLIAITGLFFLTVIYLLTRGNGHPKLKKRMPTGNPPVVVVTVFDEAKYGKGYIDTIKENRIEYAKKHGYQTFFANVGDYDLKGAPGSWTKVVAMRHALTEYPEAYFLWYLDQNAFVMNPQLKIEDHIMKTAKLTDLMKKDHPVVPPDSIIKTFSHLTGQDVDFILTQDKDGLSVGSFIVRNGEWGEFFLDTWFDPIYRSYNFQKAETHALEHIVQWHPTILARLAIIDQRLLNSYSQGNKGDQYKDGDIAVRLVDCVSAGANACETESQRFVQQWRTSFGKS; translated from the exons ATGCATTTCGCACTACCCCCTCGAAAGATGTCGATTCCTCCGCCGTACATGCCCCGGTCGAACCGTCTACCCATGCTACGGAGAAGTCGCTTCAAGCTCATCGCGATCACGGGActgttcttcttgacggTAATATACCTGCTCACCCGCGGCAATGGGCATCCAAAGCTTAAGAAGCGCATGCCTACTGGTAAcccgccggtggtggtggtgacggtgttcGACGAGGCCAAGTACGGCAAGGGGTACATCGACACGATCAAGGAGAACAGGATAGAATATGCCAAGAAGCATG GATATCAAACGTTCTTTGCCAATGTCGGCGACTATGATCTGAAGGGTGCGCCGGGATCGTGGACCAAAGTGGTGGCCATGCGCCATGCTCTCACCGAGTATCCCGAGGCCTACTTCCTCTGGTATCTGGACCAGAACGCCTTCGTGATGAACCCGCAGCTGAAGATTGAGGACCACATTATGAAGACGGCCAAGTTGACGGACCTCATGAAGAAGGACCATCCCGTTGTCCCGCCAgacagcatcatcaagacATTTTCCCACCTTACCGGGCAGGACGTGGACTTTATTCTCACGCAGGACAAGGACGGGTTGTCTGTTGGGAGCTTCATCGTTCGCAACGGAGAATGGGGCGAGTTCTTCTTGGACACTTGGTTTGATCCTATTTACCGGAGCTATAACTTTCAGAAGGCCGAGACACACGCCTTG GAGCACATTGTTCAGTGGCATCCCACCATTCTCGCCCGTctcgccatcatcgatcAGCGTCTCCTGAACTCCTACAGCCAAGGCAACAAGGGGGATCAGTACAAGGACGGAGACATCGCCGTCAGGCTCGTCGACTGTGTATCAGCCGGGGCCAACGCATGCGAGACCGAGTCTCAAAGATTTGTCCAGCAATGGCGAACCTCTTTTGGCAAATCCTGA
- a CDS encoding hypothetical protein (COG:O; EggNog:ENOG503NYAY) gives MATESLGQQWSWPNEVRASSPEHPHQDSNWTTTPRAPATDAPTGTAPEPTPAEPPQPRYKPRTCRICLEVVQPSTELDDTIAGRVFASKARVRYVSEDPELGRLMSPCNCKGSQKYVHEGCLQAWRNAAPMSERNYWRCPTCKFEYRMERLRWSRWLSSKALRAAITILVMMITVFILGFIADPIIRYGADPLGTIAGTILGEFDEEFDIPVQPLVEELESDNWYMHFVKGFLSLGLLGFIKSMLAISPFQIFNIRVGGGRRRRRGGTEGISWFVVVVGVVTFLAATWHAVSHFSAKFLEKLSDRVVDVQGTEPEDDEDDEDGETDESRKDR, from the exons ATGGCTACTGAATCTTTGGGACAGCAATGGTCATGGCCCAATGAAGTACGTGCTTCATCTCCTGAGCATCCGCACCAAGATAGCAATTGGACGACAACACCTCGGGCACCCGCCACGGATGCACCTACCGGCACGGCGCCAGAACCGACACCAGCAGAACCACCACAGCCGCGTTACAAACCACGTACTTGCCGGATATGTTTGGAAGTCGTGCAACCATCTACCGAGCTCGACGATACCATCGCCGGGCGGGTCTTTGCGTCAAAAGCTCGTGTACGATATGTTTCCGAGGATCCCGAGCTGGGTCGGCTCATGAGCCCATGCAACTGCAAAGGCTCTCAGAAATATGTTCACGAGGGTTGCCTCCAGGCCTGGAGAAATGCTGCGCCAATGTCGGAGAGGAATTACTGGCGATGTCCCACTTGCAAGTTCGAGTATCGTATGGAGCGCTTGAGATGGAGCCGATGGCTGTCAAGTAAGGCGCTACGGGCAGCCATCAcaatcttggtgatgatgatcacAGTCTTCATACTTGGATTCATTGCcgaccccatcatcagatATGGCGCCGACCCTCTGGGTACCATCGCCGGAACTATATTGGGGGAGTTTGACGAAGAGTTCGACATACCAGTGCAGCCACTCGTCGAGGAATTAGAGTCAGACAATTGGTATATGCACTTTGTCAAGGGTTTCCTGTCCCTTGGCCTATTGGGTTTTATCAAGTCAATGTTGGCCATCTCGCCTTTTCAGATTTTCAATATCCGAGTTGGCGGTGGTCGtcgcagaagaagaggtgggaCAGAGGGCATCAGttggtttgttgtggttgttggggttgttacATTCTTGGCA GCAACCTGGCATGCCGTCAGTCATTTCAGCGCAAAGTTTCTTGAGAAGCTCAGCGACCGTGTTGTGGATGTCCAAGGAACGGAGCccgaagatgacgaagatgacgaagacggtgAGACCGATGAGTCAAGAAAGGATAGGTGA
- the PRE8 gene encoding Proteasome subunit alpha type-2 (COG:O; BUSCO:EOG092645G0; MEROPS:MER0004996; EggNog:ENOG503NTZH) encodes MADRYSFSLTTFSPSGKLVQIEYALNAVNQGVTALGIKATNGIVLATEKKSSSPLADPSSLSKISLITPNIGMVYSGMGPDYRVLVDRARKVSHTGYKRIYNEYPPTRILVQDVARVMQEATQSGGVRPYGVSLLIAGWDEGILPEEEIEAKEGEEGKKLSGKTGGILKGGPMLYQVDPSGSYFPWKATAIGKSATTAKTFLEKRYTEGLELEDAVHIALLTLKETIEGEMNGETIEIGIVGPPADHLLGVEGVEGAVGPRFRKLTPQEIEDYLTNL; translated from the exons ATGGCGGACAGATACTCCTTCTCTCTTACAACATTCTCTCCCAG CGGCAAGCTGGTACAGATCG AATATGCCCTCAACGCCGTCAACCAAGGTGTAACAGCCCTAGGCATCAAGG CCACGAACGGCATCGTCCTCGCTACAGAAAagaaatcctcctcccccctcgccgaCCCCTCgtccctctccaaaatcagcctcatcacccccaacatCGGCATGGTCTACTCGGGCATGGGCCCCGACTACCGAGTCCTCGTCGACCGCGCCCGCAAAGTCTCCCACACGGGCTACAAGCGCATCTACAATGAATACCCCCCCACCCGCATCCTAGTCCAAGACGTCGCCCGCGTCATGCAAGAAGCCACACAATCCGGTGGTGTCCGTCCCTACGGTGTCTCTCTCCTCATTGCCGGTTGGGATGAGGGTATCCTcccagaggaggagattgaggcgaaggagggcgaggagggcaagaagcTGAGCGGGAAGACGGGTGGTATCTTGAAGGGCGGGCCAATGTTGTATCAGGTCGATCCCTCGGGGAGTTACTTTCCCTGGAAGGCGACGGCGATTGGGAAGAGTGCGACGACGGCGAAGACATTTTTGGAGAAGAGGTAcacggaggggttggagctggaggatgCGGTGCATATTGCGCTTTTGACGTTGAAGGAGACGattgagggggagatgaatGGGGAGACTATTGAGATTG GTATCGTCGGACCCCCAGCAGaccacctcctcggcgtcgagGGCGTCGAAGGGGCGGTGGGACCCCGCTTCCGGAAGCTCACCCCccaggagattgaggatTATCTCACGAATCTATGA